The genomic segment GAACTAAAGCGTGTGTCAGGTAGGATACATTTGAATATGGGTATGTTTTAGACACGGGCATGTTCATTTCTTTATAAGCATTTCTATGTATTTGGAGAATCCTTGGAGAGTCATGTCCCTGCATCCATGTCCTGATATGCATAGGACAGAGGTAATCAGAGAAAATGAAGAGTTGGAGAAACATGGTTAATATTACTTTAAAGACACTCTGTGGACATGCAGTACTTTTTTAAAGTTCATTAAGGAAAAGAACCTAGGACTTTGCAAGTTATAATTTCTGTAAAAGGCAGAATAACCCCAATTCTTGAAGTGATAATGTATTAGATCCATGTTTGCAttacagaaaataaaaaatatatctgAATATGATTCTGGAagcaaaatacatacataattgTAGGTGTTCAAAGATAGTTAGCAACCATATCTAAGATTATCTGACCTGAATTCTCTGTTTTAACTTTCTTCTCTGCACTTCTAGTTGCTTCCAGCATTGCACCAAAGACAATAACAGCTCCATCATCGAAGCGCGCCCTCACATTCTCAATGCAAGCCTAGAAATTACACACAACTTGACATCCATTCAACAACAAGAAGCAAGGATTACTGAAGTACAAGCAAGGTTTCATCAAGCATCTAAGCCCATTAGCTCTGTAATTTGTAAGGAAACACTTTTGGCCAGTAGAGTAATCAAAGAAATAGAGGGGAAAAAGCCTTTGAAGGGACAGTTCACTGGACCCTTGAAGTCGTTACTTCTGTTATTCACCACTCTGAATTTTTTTTACCAAGGAGTAcatgaaaaaagaaattaaaaaaaaaaagaaaataaaagaaagagaagactaaagaaaataaggaagggcattttttAATAAAGTTTTTGCCCAGCAAAAGGAAATGGCATGCTAGTTTACAAACTTTAGATAGACTGAGATCTCTAAAAGTCAGGTCATCTATATGTGACATCCTTTTTTTcagtgaatttttttgaacatatTGTCAGAGATTTTTATATGGGGACACAGTCTACTCATCTAAAGATGATTTTCCCCCAAAAAATTTTGAAACGGTCAAAAAACCCTAAGACTTTAATGCTGAAAATTCCCAACAGCATGATCCTCTGGAGTATGGCAATGCTGGTAGAATATCACAACTTCATAAGTTACATTAGGATTATACATAATTATCATGGAGCATAGTATTcctcaaatgaaaaaaataaaaaaattcttgacATATGCAAAGAATAATTCAAATGACAAAAGGTAAACTGACCTTATGCCTAAGATGCCGTATAAACTCATCAATATTAGCACGCCAAAGAACCACTTGTTCATCTGTAGCCCCAGATTCTGCCTTTGACTCTATAGCATCATGCTTGCGCTATAAAAGATGGGGAAATTTCAAATTAGCATATGGATGAGTCTAGTCACTTAAAATGATATGTCTTATGCCAACCTTCTCGCCAGGTGTCACACTAGAGGAATTGCTCTTATCCTTTCCTCCGTCAGCAGTAGGTTCAGTTTCTGTTGCAAACAAAAATCTTAAGGCTTCAGTAGGCATGGCAGCTTCCACAACACGTTGCTCTAATGTTTCTTGCACTTCAAGTATCTGCAAGGATATATCAAAGAAACTCAACTGTCATGTTTATTcaggataaaatttaaaagatacacAAGTTGATATCAGGAGGCCATTAACAGTAAGTAGAATATGAATTGCTGCAATAGATGACTGCAATTGAAAAGGTTCATCTATACTATGTTATGCCTGCCTAGTTCATTTGACAACAGCTCTTCAGAAACTCACATTGACataacagaaaattaaaatatgaattagtGTTCCCTAAGTACGTTTCAATAACAATCCTGAAGGGCAAGACTGTGCCGCAATAGACTTTGCTTCCAATACCAATCCTCTAATGATGTTTCAATCACCGGAAAAAAACATTTGGCTTAGTAATTTTGCATGAAAGCAATCCAACTAATTAGACATGAATCAACAAATACCTTGCCAGACTTAGCAGCTCGCTTCCTTGCAGCTTCTTCTTCTTTAGTTGGGTTAGTGAGAACTGGTTCAGAGGCAGGGCATCGTTCAATAAAATGAGCATTAAGTAACTTAACAAAGGCTTCTTGTACAACATCATCTCctggaaaatatataaaaatctatTAAATGGAGATTAAATACTTCAATTACAGGTATATCAATCACTTAACTCAGATGCAGTATCTAATCAATCTCTAGTTCCTTTTAACCAAAAGAGAAACTTTAGAGCATATCCAAGAAACAGAAAGTAAACATGGAATTCTGAAAGACTTGCCTTCATTTTGACCCGATTTTGCTCGATCAAACATTTGTTTGAGGGTAAGCCTTCCATGCTGAAGCAAACCCTCAAGAAGTTCAACACACTACAAAGCCAATGCACAAAATTTAATAAAGTTTTAAAGAATCCATATTTATTTAGGCTCCATTTAGTTTATGCTTTTGCTATTTGTCTGCTGTTTTCTACAAAACAGCCAACTAAAGAGACTGTTAATCTTAATTTTGCTATTCCGGTTCTGGTTAATaaagttttaaaagaaaacaCAGCAGCTGTTCCAATTAAACAGAGATTTAGTCTTAATTTTACAATGTTAGTAGTAATGATGAGTTTACTTGTTTATCAAGTTTCTTGGAGACCATAGTCAAGAACTTGGGAAATCTCCAACGCTGAATTATGTTATCGAACAATGCTATGTACTGAGTGCTCTGTTTTGCTCCATCGCCATGCTCACCTGCATGTTCCATTGCGAATTAATTTAAACAGTCAAAATAAAAAGCAAAGGCAGAAGATCGCCAAATTCAAATCAATTTGAGATCCAAAACCATTCGCACTCCCATTGCCCCCAAATCCAGACCAAGggaactaaaccctaaacctaaaccctccTTTCCCCCACATTCTTAGCAGCCAAGCGGAGAATAAATAATTAAGAAGAGAAGGAAGTATAAAATTGAAAGGAATAAGAAAGTAAGAACCAGTTTGATCGAGAATAAAAGCTTGAACGCAATTGTGTTGAATCAAAACAAGTAAGCTGTTCTTGACTTGAGAAGAAGTGAGCTCCGTGGACCGGACTATCGCTTGTAGAGTTAGCGGTCCTCTTCGGAGAAGACACTCACAAACTTTCTGAACAAagcaaaacaacaaaatcaaaccTTATACTATCACTATCATCGTCGTCAtcagaaatttttataaaatcgcatgaataaataaatatatataataattgtaGGTATAAATTGAATGTTGAAGAGAGAGTTAGATTTATTTACGGCGACGAGATCACCAAAGTGAGCGGTGATTAGATTGACGGCGTATTTGATGCCGTACTGAGTCACCATTGCTCGCACTTGTGCGGTTTCTTTGTTTGATGCTTTATTGCCGGAGGAAGATTAAAATATGaaagaatttaaatttattaggGTTTTACGTAATTTAGAAAAATATGCAgtttaaaaacaattataaaaaggGTTTATAGTTTAGTGGTGGACGATTTAATTGCAATTTGAGAGTTCATCGGCAATAATCCGACAGTTTCCttatgcttaattttttttagttaattacatTAAGCATCTCGAAACTATAACCTTCCTTTTAAATTAgtctttaaactttaaaatttttaattatgtcCCTAAACTatcaatattatatcaataatgttatttcattataaaaatcgttaatttaactgttaaatgaGATATCAAACTTatgtaacatattttaaaatggaaaatttaaagaaaaacgagtattgtaaaaatagatattgtaaaaatattgattttgaagttatcaaaaaatttacaaaaacttTATCGCTCACTCTTCTTTTtcgattttactttatttttagttttaatttttaaaagttgtgTGGTATCATTctacttttctttaaaattttcattttaaattatgccaCATAAGAATAAACGTATTATTTAACGGTTAAATTAATGGTTTTAATAATAGAAAAaccttattgatataacatcgaaAGTTTAGGGATGTAATTTGAACATTATGAAGTTTGGGGACCAATTTAGAATGAAGGTTGCTTTTAGAGATGTCTAGTTTAATTAActcattttttgttgtttttaaatgcatatgaaaaatttaaccctcaacatttatattttttcaattgaCCCTTgtttttttttagctaaatttggctATTAGCCTTGCAAAAAGAGTCAATTGTAACGCCCTAAACCCTAGCCCCAATCTAAACTCGAGTAAAGAATGTTGCATTTTGAGCCATACACTTCACATAAGTACCAAACTTGTGATTCAAGATTTCACACACCTTATAGACCTATTTAGGGCCATTTAAGATTTTTTGAATCATTTCTAAGTCCACTCTATTATCTGGTTGTATTCAGAGGTCATTTGGGACCCTTTCAGTGCAAAAACAACTAAATATAAGCAAAACAAAGTAGAGGCACCAATACCTCTCCCAATGTATCAATATTTTGTCGTTGATGTTATTCATTTTTAACATTATGTTGATGTTGTACATATACAAGTTCCTCCAATATCGGTACCTAGGTGTAAGAGAGCCTAAAATAAGCCTGAAATCACCATAAAACATATAAACACGTTCCTTAAACATTTTCAATCAATCTCATTCATTCTTAGACCTTAACACACTTCAAAATCTCATTATAATTGTCAAATGCTCAACCATGATCAATCACTAGCAAGTAATCTCAACAACTTCAAAACATTTTCACTTAATCATTATACAACTTTGTGCCCATTTGCTAACTAGTTAGAACTTCCATTACTTATGTACAAGCCACACTAATTctataatttaaattacatactTCACAAGTCTTGCCTTAATGATAATATATGATATGGTGAGCTTACTCGATCACCTTACACACGATCACTTGTCAGAAGTCATTCATTTGGGACAAAtgattttatctttactaatttgaATAATGATCATTTTCATTGCGAAAGATACAATGGTGACCAAGAGATAAAAGTATATCGAATTAGGTGAATTGATTTAACCTAAAGAGACCATGGTTATCTTATAAGGGTAACATacatatgacaaggtcattagactaaagtttaaaaaataaagcttttgtaatggtatataatagggAGTTTAGTCATGGTAGTTTAGTGGAATGActcaatgactaattaatttgtGATTAATAAACGAAAAGTCGAAAATTAAGTACAAATTAATTTAAGTCCTAATTATTTAGGTCCAATCAATCTCTTTATTAGTTCAACACAACTCGCCAACAGATTGCGTTTAACATGAATACTTGTATGGAGTTATAAACAATCGAACAATGAGAAATGATCCACTGCATTTACTTATTGGATTAATAGGTGTTTTCTCGGTTTAATGATTATATTGATTTAGGGTTAATTTAGTCACTTCTAATATccatttaattgaattaaatcatGATTCTGAAGTGGAGCTAAATTAAAAGATTATGTTATCTAATTTTTGTAATGGAGTACAATGAATTAAATAAAGTTCACGTGCATTTTAATATGATGAAGTCATCATGactttaatatgattaaaataagGCTTTTGTACATTACTTAATTgggaattaattttgatttattaactaaaattaattaagtaTCCAAAATACATATGTTAGCCTTAAGTGACCCAACAAGTGTCAAAGTAGGCCGACACATATGGGATAATAGGGTTGTTATCAATTCACTTATTTGACAAAAGTGAGAGTTTGTTTAAGAATCATTTTTCTTTAGAGAGTTTTGATTCAATACTTGTGTTTGTATTTAGAACAATGTTGTTGTAACAATGATCGCCTATAAATGTGTTATCGTTTATAGTATAAATATCAcactaaatatataaaattaaatcggCAGTGTCCGCAAGTATACTGGTCAAATTGTAATAAAGTATTCGTGTACAATGGAGCACAGtgaagtatttcgaggatcgtacccaaaggaggaTGAAATAAACCTATTGAAAACCTCTTTACAATAATAAgtttaaatagtaataattaaatcatatattatgacaaatcataaaatagatgatgattagaaattaaataatgaaaataaataaacaataaaataatcaaaatgacTAAATAGATAAAACCAATTaagaagattaactctttttaaGGGTTGTAATTAATTTTGGATTAGGGTTTAAGGGTGGATTAGctattaactaactaattattaCCTCTCTGCCTCTAACTGATTAATTAATTGGTTAAAACTCACTGATCTCTctacctcactttctcaacctaGATAAATTACGTTTTACTCAGTGAAACTTATCTTCCGATCTCGTTTAACCTATGAtcacttcctagggttgtcaagcctagggttagGAACTCGTAATTTAAACCAACTAATCCTATCGAGAAACCCTAAATCCACCATTAATTACGTCCTCATCCACTCGTTAATATCCCCTAAGGGAT from the Gossypium hirsutum isolate 1008001.06 chromosome D09, Gossypium_hirsutum_v2.1, whole genome shotgun sequence genome contains:
- the LOC107892078 gene encoding DNA-directed RNA polymerase III subunit RPC3, translating into MVTQYGIKYAVNLITAHFGDLVAKVCECLLRRGPLTLQAIVRSTELTSSQVKNSLLVLIQHNCVQAFILDQTGEHGDGAKQSTQYIALFDNIIQRWRFPKFLTMVSKKLDKQCVELLEGLLQHGRLTLKQMFDRAKSGQNEGDDVVQEAFVKLLNAHFIERCPASEPVLTNPTKEEEAARKRAAKSGKILEVQETLEQRVVEAAMPTEALRFLFATETEPTADGGKDKSNSSSVTPGEKRKHDAIESKAESGATDEQVVLWRANIDEFIRHLRHKACIENVRARFDDGAVIVFGAMLEATRSAEKKVKTENSVPVSLSSIYEEVIKSEEGRNITFDRVRASLVQLSCPPFVKAANESYSVDFKKIIELAQHEEVESIVLKRYGRDAYRMFRLLSNSGHLLETDKVADATFVEKKETPIILYKLWKDDYLQLEKLQIGVKQTPFQLWKVNKSTLKVHVLDEMFHAAFNLSQRVAFELEQEKELSNVLQDKRVNRLRKRFLLESSQMKLDDAIMLFHDF